Sequence from the Argopecten irradians isolate NY chromosome 12, Ai_NY, whole genome shotgun sequence genome:
GAAAGCAATCCACGCCTCGAGAAAGGTTTGTGTGTCTCCGGGGCTGAGAACTGAAAAACATCTGAATGTAGGTCCCATTTCAAACCGAGACTTTGCTGTTGAGGCAAGCTGTCTTCTTCAAGGTTGAGATCCTTAAGATCTTTGTTGAGGTCATCCTTAGGGAATTCATTCATGACCTCAATGTCATTTGAGGCGATCTTGTGCAGGCGTATGTCGCCCTCTTCTCTAAGCGCTTTCTGGGTTCTAGTAAGAAGACTAATGGCCTTCTCGCGTGTAGGAAGTGAGCTAAACGCGTCATCTACATAGAAGTCTCTGTGTACATGTTCTCTGACATCTTTGTCTGCATTCCTTACTGCGTGTCGCAATCCATATGTGGCCACCGCAGGTGAAGGCCGATCACCAAAAACATGGACTCTCATTTGGTACTCTACGAGAGGTAGGTCGGGTTTGTTTTCCTGGTACCAGAAAAAACGTAAGTATCTGCGATGATCTGGTGTGACCAGAAAGCGGTAAAACATTTGTTCGATGTCTGCACTGATGGCAAACTCATCACATCTGAATCGTAATAATACGCCAACTATGCTATTTGTCAAATTAGGTCCAGACAACAATGCTTCATTTAAGGACTTTCCTTCATACACTATGGACGAGTCAAAAACTCCACGAATTTGGTTTGGTTTCCGAGGATGATACACTCCAAACAAAGGCAAATACCACTTTTCCTTGTCTGTCTCCACGGCAACCTCAGCAGCTCCACTCTTGAAGACTTTGTCCATAAATTCCACCATATGTTGTCGTTTCAATACATTCTGTTGTAGACTCTTGTCAAATAATTTTGCGCGGTGCAAAACTTGGTTCCTGTTGTTTGGAAGGGTACTCTTGGGCTCCCTAAAAGGCAAGGGGGCCATCCACTTTCCTGATGAATCCTTGGTCAAATCTGATTCCATTAATTTGACAAACTGGCGGTCGTCAGCTGAAAGACCAATCTTGTTGTCATCAGGAGTCTTATGGAAAATGTCATTGCACTTCCAACTGTCATTGTGTTCCAAAATGCTTCGCCTATTTTCACAAGCATTCATGAGTGTGCCTCTTCCATCGATGCCGACAGTGGTTTTGTAAACATGTAAGACATCAGGTTGGTGAAACTTCCCAAGGCATACTTTTCCAATAATCACCCAGCCTAATGAAAGTTCTTGCGCAAAAGGTTGACCTTTAGGCCCAATAATTTGATGTTTTACATGATGAGCTTCAGGCACATCACGGCCAATCAACATGTGAATTTCACAACTTGGATTCAGTGGCTGTAGAAAAGGTGCAATTTCCTTGAGGTGAGAATATCCATTCGCGACGTCTGGTGTGGGAATTTCATTCAAATCCTGTGGAATGTAGTTGCATTCTATCAAATCAGGCAAATCAATATGTTCCAATGTACTGACGGACTGAATAGATACCCCACTTACGCGTTGTCCAATCATCGAGGTACGACCTGAGCATGACTGTAAGGTGTACTCGATTGTCTCTCCAGTAATGCCTATcacatttttaaatttaacttCTAATCAATCCATAATATTAGTTTTAAGGATTATGATGAACAcaaaaaagtattaaaattgatatcaacAACAAGGGGAGCTAACTCTCACATATACTTGAGTGACAAAAgagtaattataaatacataagtcacagtttttgtaataaatttcGGTATTTTGAAACTATCAATTCCTTTTTcccattttgtttgatttttatgtataatgacagattatctttaagtaattcttttaaaatttgaaatgctgATGTAGGAGAAGTTAATTTGTTTTggcatttttttatattcctgATCTTCCATATAACCCATTTAGTTGTAATTATGACTGTGTTagatattgcatttttcaataaattatcaGTGTAGTCACCGAACATCATTTTCTCCTCATTAATATTCCATG
This genomic interval carries:
- the LOC138304815 gene encoding uncharacterized protein, which produces MIGQRVSGVSIQSVSTLEHIDLPDLIECNYIPQDLNEIPTPDVANGYSHLKEIAPFLQPLNPSCEIHMLIGRDVPEAHHVKHQIIGPKGQPFAQELSLGWVIIGKVCLGKFHQPDVLHVYKTTVGIDGRGTLMNACENRRSILEHNDSWKCNDIFHKTPDDNKIGLSADDRQFVKLMESDLTKDSSGKWMAPLPFREPKSTLPNNRNQVLHRAKLFDKSLQQNVLKRQHMVEFMDKVFKSGAAEVAVETDKEKWYLPLFGVYHPRKPNQIRGVFDSSIVYEGKSLNEALLSGPNLTNSIVGVLLRFRCDEFAISADIEQMFYRFLVTPDHRRYLRFFWYQENKPDLPLVEYQMRVHVFGDRPSPAVATYGLRHAVRNADKDVREHVHRDFYVDDAFSSLPTREKAISLLTRTQKALREEGDIRLHKIASNDIEVMNEFPKDDLNKDLKDLNLEEDSLPQQQSLGLKWDLHSDVFQFSAPETHKPFSRRGLLSAMNSVYDPLGFLAPFSVSGKMLLREVCAKGANWDDELPSHFLEPWNAWNKALRQLHGYRVPRMFVKSSFSKLENPMVYVYTDASEKGIAAVAYLVADLESRKDMGFIMGKAKVAPKSGHSIPRLELCGAVLGVELGQCVSEHLDIPSSMIQYFTDSKVVLGYIYNRSRRFYTYVSNRVARIHDFSEPDQWNYIQTDMNPADAATRPALQDVGSALEKWHSLGPSYSLHDTNDKEDCDFDLQDPDKDEEVRPEVVVKSTSVNLESSIPGRSDSEVFETYSSWKRLVTSYAILIHIVRTFRKETKCGYTTWHVCKESTSPETLKANSRTSVH